From one Zhongshania sp. R06B22 genomic stretch:
- a CDS encoding putative quinol monooxygenase: MSVKVMLEVQSKPECIDDLKATFESTLPDTRSYEGCINLQVIGNQDDPLNIVLLETWETRKHYEKYLTWRAESGSLEALGSMLSKAPSIRYFDELDI, translated from the coding sequence ATGAGCGTAAAGGTAATGCTAGAAGTGCAATCTAAGCCAGAGTGCATTGACGATTTGAAAGCTACTTTTGAAAGTACGCTTCCAGATACTCGAAGCTATGAGGGATGTATTAACCTTCAAGTTATTGGCAACCAAGACGATCCCTTGAATATAGTTCTTTTAGAGACCTGGGAAACCAGAAAGCACTATGAAAAATACCTAACTTGGAGAGCCGAATCCGGTTCATTAGAGGCCCTTGGCTCCATGTTATCGAAAGCACCCAGCATTCGATATTTTGACGAATTGGATATTTAA
- a CDS encoding alpha/beta hydrolase: MSSLAAKTLDLAFRALMVRDLSTHDKLVKQTRRLIKFVRPPAMLPSGVTVRKTTIANTPGVPPGSPAYCVSTKNPTSTVLYVHGGAFICGVFSTYANICGQLAKRLNARVFWVDYRLAPEMPYPAPLDDVFNAYSALATDYPKQPLAIIGDSAGGNLALGTLLRVRDTVASGECDSSLRLPACVVAMSPITDFASELPSRKANAKSDCVLTPQIIQFAGEMYLNGHDPRDPYVSPVYGVLQGLPPIMMAVSDIEAMRDDVYRFAHCARKEGVRVEILSRDDVPHAWPVLYSILPEARKDIAEISRFMRTHLQTDSFIKGVASGRNAA; encoded by the coding sequence ATGTCTTCACTAGCAGCGAAAACCCTAGATCTGGCCTTTCGGGCATTGATGGTTCGGGACCTAAGTACCCATGATAAGCTGGTTAAACAAACTCGCAGGCTCATTAAATTTGTGCGGCCACCTGCAATGCTGCCTAGCGGTGTGACTGTTCGCAAGACCACAATTGCCAATACACCAGGGGTTCCGCCTGGAAGTCCCGCCTATTGTGTGAGCACCAAAAATCCCACATCGACGGTTTTATACGTACACGGTGGCGCATTTATTTGTGGTGTGTTTTCCACCTATGCAAATATCTGTGGCCAGCTGGCGAAACGACTAAACGCGCGGGTGTTTTGGGTAGACTATCGCCTTGCCCCCGAGATGCCATACCCCGCTCCCCTGGATGATGTTTTTAACGCTTATAGCGCACTTGCTACAGATTACCCGAAGCAGCCATTGGCTATTATTGGTGATTCCGCAGGTGGCAACTTAGCGCTGGGCACCCTATTGCGCGTGCGAGATACCGTTGCGTCGGGTGAGTGTGATTCAAGTCTACGCCTACCGGCTTGTGTCGTGGCCATGTCGCCGATCACCGACTTTGCTAGCGAACTGCCTTCGAGAAAAGCGAATGCTAAATCCGACTGCGTGTTAACACCTCAGATTATACAATTTGCGGGTGAGATGTATCTAAACGGACATGATCCCCGCGATCCCTATGTCTCGCCGGTTTACGGCGTCCTTCAAGGCCTACCACCCATCATGATGGCCGTCAGCGACATTGAAGCGATGCGAGATGATGTCTACCGGTTTGCGCACTGCGCTAGGAAAGAGGGCGTGCGGGTAGAAATACTTAGCCGTGACGATGTTCCACATGCATGGCCAGTTCTCTACAGCATACTACCTGAGGCGCGCAAAGATATTGCTGAAATCTCTCGGTTTATGCGGACTCATTTGCAGACGGACAGTTTTATAAAAGGGGTGGCTTCCGGTAGAAATGCTGCCTAA
- a CDS encoding helix-turn-helix domain-containing protein, with protein sequence MAINLFYQVAPMSSKLTGRQRQNNKVGNGLRISDVSSNHLNLLAWVLERQGKDPRTILAKLGITTPSRNDPVDRVPVITIIQALEEIQRGSDDPCAALKLYGHMKLSHLNVLGFALSCSSNLQDFLERACRFTQYVSSAFAFDYQEFDDHYRISGGWNPTVYEEQLKNVPNAQLLLECGGYSALSMMREAYGESLPILRLYLPGHPHPKVVAAFEEATQCPVETGGDYLSAIFSKDVFTKRLPGANPQLARVNDQQIVEYLAEIEQSDLVHRCERLIIEGIANGTEYKLTDVAKKLGTSERSLKKNLSDHKQNFSDIVARIKKTLAIQHLQENKKNISQIAYSLGFDGPSNFSRAFRRWTGVSPRDYKRDC encoded by the coding sequence ATGGCGATTAATCTTTTCTATCAGGTAGCGCCAATGAGCAGCAAGCTGACAGGTCGCCAGCGACAAAATAATAAAGTTGGCAATGGTTTAAGAATCAGCGACGTGTCTAGTAATCACCTAAACTTGTTAGCTTGGGTGCTTGAAAGACAGGGTAAAGACCCCAGGACGATTCTCGCCAAGCTCGGCATTACTACACCCTCGAGAAATGATCCTGTTGACCGGGTGCCAGTCATTACTATTATTCAAGCCTTGGAGGAGATCCAGCGTGGCAGTGACGACCCCTGCGCAGCCTTAAAACTCTATGGGCACATGAAGTTATCACACCTTAATGTATTAGGTTTTGCACTTTCCTGCAGTAGTAATTTGCAAGATTTTTTAGAGCGCGCATGTCGGTTTACTCAATACGTTAGCTCGGCCTTTGCGTTTGACTACCAAGAATTCGATGACCACTACAGAATTAGTGGTGGCTGGAACCCCACCGTTTATGAAGAGCAACTCAAAAACGTGCCCAATGCGCAGCTGCTATTGGAATGTGGTGGTTACTCGGCCCTAAGTATGATGAGAGAAGCTTACGGTGAGTCGCTGCCGATACTGAGACTTTATTTACCGGGTCACCCCCACCCAAAAGTAGTTGCAGCGTTTGAAGAAGCTACCCAATGTCCTGTGGAGACTGGCGGTGATTATTTAAGCGCGATCTTTAGCAAAGATGTATTTACAAAGCGACTACCTGGTGCCAACCCACAGCTGGCACGCGTGAATGACCAGCAAATAGTGGAGTATTTGGCAGAAATCGAACAGAGCGACCTTGTTCATCGCTGCGAGCGATTGATAATTGAAGGTATTGCCAACGGTACAGAGTACAAGTTAACGGATGTTGCCAAGAAGCTTGGCACCAGCGAGCGCTCACTCAAGAAAAATTTAAGCGATCATAAGCAAAATTTTAGCGATATTGTTGCACGCATTAAAAAGACCTTGGCGATACAGCATTTACAAGAGAATAAAAAGAATATCAGCCAAATTGCCTATAGCTTAGGTTTTGATGGGCCGAGTAATTTCAGTCGCGCCTTTCGACGTTGGACGGGCGTCTCACCGCGAGACTATAAGCGGGACTGTTAA